The DNA segment GACCTGGCGTGTCTGCGGGTTGATCTTGGCCCGTCCGACGTTGGCTTGCGAAGCCTTGACCCATTTCGGGTCCAGAACAATTTCCCTGGAATGGTAGATTGGCAGTTTCCAGCCGGAGTTGCGGATGCGCCATTCCATCTTTTCAGTCAGCATGCTGCCGATGGTGTGGCCTTCGAACGTGTCGCTCTTGAGCTTGTCGATATTGGCGGCGGAAATCACCGTCCCTTCGGGCACCTCGGCCGACCAGGCGACTTGGCCGGTTCCCGCGATCGATAGAGCAACGCAGATGCCGAATAATTTAAGTTTCGCAGTCATTGGGTATTCTCCTTGTCTCAGAATTGGTAGGTGAGTCTTGCGTAAAGCTGGTTGTTGTTGGCAAAGTAGCCGAACAACGCAGTTTCAGATTGCTGATCGCTGAGAGTTTTGATATTGCGATGCCAGAAATAATCGTACTCAAGCTTCAGGCGCCAGTTCTTGCCATGCTGGAGCTCCACGCCGGGCACGATGAACCCCCCTCCGTAGGCCAAGTCGGCACCCGCCACCAGTGACGGGGTAACCACGCCATTCATATAGCTGGTATTGAGAATCATCGTCAGCAGCGGCGAATGCTCCTTCATGTGCTGACCAAACGAGGTGAAATTGACAATGTTGTCGCTCTCATTGAAGTCCTGGATCCAGGTGTCGAACAACTGCAGCGAGAAGAAGGCCGGCTTCTCCGTTCCGAGCAGTGTCTGCGTTATCGGCAGATTCTTGTCCATGCGCAACATCGACCGTATGACATCCTTGCCCATGATGCCGGCGAAACCGGCACCACCAAATACCTGTTGCCACACATTTGTCGGATCGTTTCCGAAGTTGAACGCGTAATCACGGATGTAGGCAGCTTCGGCGCTGAATACCGCGTCCGCCGCAGCCGAGTAACCGGAAAGCGAGAGGCCGAACAGCTCAATCTTCGGATAGATGATCTCGCCGATGATACCTGCCGGGGTGGTGCCGTTAAACGGCGTGGCGCCAGACGGCACGAAAGGCACTCCAGGAGGAAGCGCGCCAACAGCCGTCAGAAACGGCGCCGCGTTGTCGGTCATGTTGAATACCGGGGCCTGATTGAATGTTTTCAGGTAAGAGACCGAGTAGTTGATCTCATTCGCGATGCCGCTCCAGCGCAAACCCCAGGTGTCTTCGCGCTCGTCGGCACCATTCTGTCTGTAGTTGTATGGCAACGTGGCCCTGAAGTCGATGCCTTTGTATGGATTCACCGCCCAGCGACCGCCGATAAAGTCGAGGGTGTTGCCGATCGAATCGAGCCGATTCATCGAACCGGGGCGGAACAAGGCCTGGAGCTTGCCGTCGATTTCGGGAAACATCAGAGTGACGTTGGCCATTACCGAGGGTTTGCGCAGGTCTTCGGGCGCTTCGAGGAAGCTGCGCCACGTGAAGTCGTAGCCCTGTACTATGTCCATGGCCTGGAAGAAATCCGACTCGCCCCACACCACCTGCTGCTTGCCGAGGCGAAGCAGCAGATTGTCGATGGGCTTGATGTCGGCATACAACTCGCGTAGCTCGCCACCGCTGTAGTAGCGCGACAGGTTATTGTGACCGGTGATGTCGGCACCGTTTACCCCAATTGCGGGATTCCTGAGATCTTGCAAATTTTCCAGGTAGTTGATACCAACGTCACTAACAAAGCGTACTTTCGTTACGAAGGACAGATTTTCGTTGACCGTGGTGTCGGCGTTAAGCTTCAGCGTGTAGCGCTCCATCGACAACTTGTGCTTGGTATCCGGCGTGTTGACATAATTGTCTTTTAACGTGTTTTGCACGTTCCACGAAAACGCTGCGCTCGCATCGCCATAGAAATTGGTATCGGCTGCTTGCGCGATCCCTGAACAAAATGGGGTCGCCGCCACGATTACACATGACATGCAGCTGATGGTGCGCCGCAGTCCTCTCTTGGGTTTATTCATGACACCTCCTGAAAAGTTAGTTGTACTGTTTGCCCTAAAAACCTGGAACTGCTGCAAAAGTCACTTACTTCGGAATTCCTCCCTGGAGCTACTTCGCGGAATTCCTCCCTGGATCTACTTCGCTACTCCCAAATCCAGTCTTTCCAACGCGCGAGCTGCGCTCGCGTCAACACCGTTGTCCATTGCTCCATCTTTCTTGCCAAATACAAACTCCGGCTGGAATACGTAGAGAATCGAAGGCATCAGCAGCAGTGCCGAGAGTGTCGATACCGCCAGCCAGATGCTCATCAGCATTGCCATTTCCGCTTGAAAGCGCAGCGATGATACGGACCAAAGCATGACGCTGATGATGAGGACCAGAGCCGTCACGAGAACGCCGGTACCGGTGCTGTGCAATGCAATGGTGATGGCAGTGAGCGCATCCTTGCCAAGCGCCAGTTCCTCCTTGATCCGGTCAGCGATGTAAAAGGAATAATCCACGCCCAGCCCAATGCCCAGGGCGGCCACCGGCACGGTATTGATATTCATGCCGATCCCCATCCATGCCATGACGCTGAAAGTAATGGTGTTGGAGAGAATGACCGGGATCATGAAAACCATGCCCGAAACCGACGAGCGATAGGTCAATGTGCAAAGCAGCACCAGCACGACCAGCGCCAGGGCAATGGCTTCGATCTGCCCCGAAAGGATGATCTCGTTAACCGCGGCCATGACACCGATCACGCCGCCCGCGAGTTGATAAGTCCCTTCGGCCAATGGATTCTTGGCAACGAACTCCTTGATGCGGGCGACCGCGGTGCGTATGGTTTCGCCTTGGCGGTCACGGAAGAACAGCGTCACGGCGCCATTTTTATACTGGTTGTCGACGTAGCGATCAAGGTCGCCGGGTTCGGAAACGGACTCGAACAGGAACATCAGCGATCCGTTGATGGTTTCGGTGGCGCCTAACTCCTGGTAACGCGGGTTGCCTTCGTGAATGATGCGATTGATCGCCGGCACCACGTCGGCTACCGACAGCGTAGCGCCGATCTCCGGCTGTGCGCTCATGAAGCGCTGAAAGCGATTCATGTTGTCCATGACTTCCGCCTTTTTCAGCAGCCCGAGATTTTCGCCGCTGACCACGACGAACATCCGATCGACGCCCTGAAACTTGCTATTGATTGCGGCCGAATCCTGGTTGTAGGCTGAATCCGGCCACAGGATCGGTGATCCCGGATTGGCATCCCCCACTTTAAGCTTGAATGCGTAGAGCCCCGAGACGACGAAGATCAATGCCGCAGCCGCGAGTACGCCATAACGCGCCCGACTCGTGACGATTCTTGCGCATAGCCCGAGGAATGCATGCAGGATCGGTGCAACATTCAGCGGATGGGCGAATCCCTTCGGATGCCGTCCCCAGGACAACAACACAGGGGTCAGCACCACGGCGCTCACCGACAAGGTAAACACCCATACCACCGACAAGACTGTCAGCTTCTGCAACAACGGGATCGGACTCAACGCCACCACCGCCATGCAACCCGCATCGGCAATAACGCCGAGCATGCCCGGCCGAAACATGTCGGATAGCGCCCGGCAGGCTGCCGTCTCGCTACTCTCGTGCCCCGACTCGATGGCTTCCACTTCCTCGTCGAAGCGGTTCACGATCTGCACCGAATGCGATACCGCCCGCGCACTGATGAGCACCGCCACCACAATGACAAGCGGCTCAAAATGGATACCGAACAACTTGGTTACCCCCAGAGCCCAGATCGCGCTGACCAGGCCCGCAATCAGTGGCAGTAGGGTATTGCGCCAGGTCCGATTGAACAGAAACAACAGCGCCACCACCAACAGCAAGGTGGCCAGCACCAGATGCATCGTTTCCGGGAGGAAGTAGTTTACCCAACCATACAGGATGGGGTCGCCAACGATACGAATCTTCACCTTGTCGTCGCGCACCTGGTCGACGAGATGATTGATTTCTCCGAACACCGTTTTGTAGTCGACCTGACGATCGTAAAAGTCGACCGTAATCAGGGTCGCCTTGAGATCCGAGGAGACATAGCTGCCATAAACGAGCGGGTTGCGCAGAACCGCATCGCGCAAGGCGTCGATTTCCTGCTGGTCTTTGGGCAGATCCGGCCACATCAGCGGCTTCGTCTCAATTCCGTCCGTGGACGACTTGATCTCCTTCAGTTTTTTGGATGCCAGGGAAATGATCTGGAACGGGTTGACCGCCGATACCGTGCGCAGCCCGAGGGTCAGCGTACGCACCTTTTCCAGCACCGCCGGCTGGAATATGTCGCCATCCTCGACTTCCACCATGATGGTGACGATATTCGATCCGCCAAACGTATCCTTGAAGCGCTCATGTACTTTCACGTACGGATGCGACGACGGAAGCATGTCGGCAAAGACGGTCTTCACTTCGATATTCACCGCGAAGTAGGTGAGCACCGCAGTGGCAATCGCCAATAAGGAAACTATCCATATCCGCCGCCGAATACAGAATGCCGCAAATTTTTTGACCCAGCCTGACTCAATCATGCATTATCCCTTGCTCTTGAATGCGCGCCAGACGCGCTTATCCCATGCCCCCACACTGGCGCCGGCCATGTAGGTCTGGCCATTCGCTACGATTAGCCGGGTGTGCCAGGCCAGGTTGCGCGCGTCGATGCGCCCCGCCTCCCAGACCTCCGCATTCTTGTCGCCCTGTACCCAGACACCCTGGTTGCCAATTGCCAGCCAGATTTGCTGCGCCTCGTCCCATGCGATATCGAATAGATGCTCGCCCGCTTCTTCAGGGACACGCAGCTTCCCAGAGCCTGCCGCTGAATTGGCGACGTCTCCAGGCGACAGGGTGGCAGGGACCCGTTTCGCCCGGGGCAGCAGTTCCCACGTATTGCCGCCGTTGTGCGTTGCCAGCAGCGATCCTTCCAAACCCACCGCCACACCGTTGGCGGCATCGCGAAACGCTACCGCCATCAGACTGACCTTGACTGGACTCGCCACAGGCTGCCAGGTCTTGCCGCCGTCCGTGGTTTTCATGATCCGCCCGGCTTCGCCCATCAGCCAGCCGTTGTTGGCATCGAGGAACAGCACATCATTCCAGGCAGCGTCCTCCTCATCGCGACGACGCTCCCAGGTCTTTCCATAATCAGTGGTTTCCAGGAGGGCGCCCATTTCACCCACGGCCCAGGCCCGGCCCTCGGGCAGGGCTTTTACCCGCAGCAACTTGTTGGAAATCCTGGAAAGAGGAGCGCTTACCTCGGTCCAGGTGGCGCCACCATCGGCGGTAATGATGACGACGCCCTTGTTGCCGACCGCCACGGCTCGCTTGCTGTCCCAGCTCGCAATGTCCTGCAGATGCTGCCGGGTCGGCGTCGTTTGCAATACCCAGTTCAACCCGTCGTCTTCGCTGCGCACGACCTTCCCGTTGTTGCCGGCAATCCACAGCACCCCTTTGGCCGGCGATGCAATGCCGTAAAACGAGTCGGTGCGCTCGATCGATGGCGGCTGCATCGTCGTGCCCACCGGCTGCGGCTTGATAAACAATCCCACCCATAACAGCGCGGCGATGATCAACCAGGGAATGATCGATAAACCAAACTTGATCAGACGTGCCATGTCAGCCTCTTGTCGCCTCCGGTTGACATCGTGCAAACTGCCTCTGTCATTAGATTTTTCCTAAATCCGCTTCTTCAATTGCCGTGTTCGACACACGGCACCCCATGCCACTTGCGTAAACATTTCCGCAGTTAGTTCGTAGACGCTGTAATACAGGACGACGATCTATTCGGTACCTGCAAACACTGCGATATCCTCTTTCGGGATATTTCTGATTTCGCTGGCAAGTGTGTCGTGTCGTCAATCGCACTTCTTGCTCAGCCACGCATAACCTTTTGACTGCCAATGTAGTCATCAACCTGCTGCATCGGAAAACCGGCATTTCTGGCAGCGACGTCAGCCTGTCCTGGCCACGTTCAACTTCATTGACAATCAATGGCAACGCTCTAGGGGACAAGAACAGTTGGGCCCGCCGGTGTTAGCCTCTAAACAACGGTGCATACACTTTGCAAGCGTTCACCGTACTCGACGGCAAACATTCGGAGGCTCACATGGCAGACAAGAACCCCATACTCACGTTCATCGGTGGCACGGGCGATTTAGGCTCAGGCCTGGCGTGGCGCTTCGCCAAGGCTGGCTACCCCGTTATCATAGGATCGCGCCAGGCGGAGAAGGCAACACAAGCCGCTGCGGAAATGATCAGGCGTGGCCCGCTCGATGTCCGGGGCATGGACAATGCTGCTGCGGCCAGTGCCGGCGATATTGTGTTTATGACGGTTCCGTTCGCCAGCCATGAAGCTACGCTGGCATCGATCACCGCGGCTGTTCAGGGAAAGATTTTCGTGGACTCCACCGTGCCCCTGATGCCACCCAAGATCATGCGCGTGCAACTGCCGGCTGGAGGGTGCGTTGCCAAGCAAACCCAGGAAGCCCTGGGGGAAAACGTCCGGGTCGTCTCGGCATTTCAGAACGTCGCGGCGGCCCACCTTCAGGACGACGGTGCCCACCTTGACGATTGCGATGTGCTGGTGACAGGCAACGATGCCGACGCTCGCGAAGTTGTCGTCAGACTAGCCGCCAAAATCGGCTTCAAGGCCTGGCATGCGGGTAGCATCGACAACTCGGCGGTCGCCGAGGCGTTGACATCGGTGTTGATTTTCATGAACAAGCGCTACGGCATTGACGGCGCCGGCATTCATGTCACAGGAACCCCGACCAAGGCCGGTTAGGCCCGCGTGGCGTTTAAAACAAAAGGACCGCGGCAGAGGTGACACGGATCCTTTTGCTTGCTTCGCCCGATTTCAGACCATCTAGCCCTTGCTGGACTTCGTTCGCAGTTGCCCCGGCGATATCCCGAAACGATCCTTGAAAGCGCGGCTGAAATGCGCGGAATCGTTGAAGCCACGGCGATAAGCAATTTCGCAGATTGTCAGCGAAGCCATGGATGGATCGAGAAGATCCTCGCGACCCGCCTTAAGCCGGCGATCCCATATCCACTTGCTCACGGTCGTGCCGCACTGCTTGAACAATCCATGCAGATGACGCACGGAAACAAAGTTGGCATCGGCAATCCTGGTTGGCGTCAATTCGTGATCGGAAAAATTCTCCTCCAGATAGGAAAGTATCCGGCACAGGCGCGCCGAATGATTTCTTTCAGATTCATCGACTCCGCACTTGCTGCGCGAGCGGACCACGGCCCCAACCAAAGCCAGAAAACTGTCAGCAAGCGTGAACTGCTCGATCTCGGTAAGTTCCTTCCGCTCGTCCTGAGTCAAGGACTTGAGTAGATTGATGATAACCGGCACCAGGCCGCCACCGGAAAACAACGTCGCGCCAAAATCTCGTACTTCCCTTCCGAGGACGCGTTCGTGAAACACGCGATGCGGAATGCGCAGGATGATTTTGCTGCCCCTCTCGGGATAATTCACGCTGTAGGGAATTCCGCCTGGTACGATGGCGATCGAGTCGCGCTCAAGCGTAAATATCTTCTCGCCTTGCGTGATAACCGCAGTTCCTTCGATCTGCACGTGCAGCAAGAGATCGAAAACATGGTCGGCGAGAATATCCTCGTCAAGGCGCGACACGGTAACCGGGTCGCTCTCGATACGATGGATCGTCAAGGTGGCGAGCTTGACGTAGCTGACGGCGTAGTGGTCGAACAACCCCGCATTCTTCTGCGCATGAACACGCACGACCGCGTTGGATACGTCGTCCAAGCGCTGGCCCAACTGCTGGTCTTCCACTGCGAATGGCGTTGCCATTGACATAAGCCGATCTCCTCAAACAGGAGGGGCCGGATTTCAGGCCGATCCTCCAGCAAATCCCACGCCGTCTTTAACTGGCCGAATTGATCGGCTCTTTTTGCTTATTAATCAACCAAGGCCGAGGATGCAATAACTATGGTTACCATAAAAACAGAAACCATACCTTTAGTCAACATCCCGGTAAATACGCAATTACAGCTTGGCGGCCATTTTAGCAAACTCGGCATCGGAGACCAGACGGTGCGCGCGCGTCGCTTGTTCCTTGACGCTGGCCAGCAAAGCTGGAAATCTGTCGGCAGCTACCGCAAGACCAAGTTCCTTGACCTTGATTTCAATATTCGCGAGGCCGCTCTTCTTGCCAAGGACAATGCCACGCTGCGCGGAAACGATCGCCGATGAGTACGGCTCGATGGCATCAGGCATATGAAACTGGGCCGCCACCGCTCCGCTTTCACGCACGAACAAGTCCTCACCAACCACCGGCTTCCAGCGGTCGACCTGATAGCCGCCCGACTTGCGCACCAGTTCCGAAACCTTGCGAGCTTTCGACAGGTCCATCTCGACGGGAACGTCGTAGAGGCATTGCAGCGCCAGCGCAACTTCGCAAATATCGGCATTGCCGGCACGCTCGCCCATTCCGTTGATGGTTCCCTGAATCCAGGTCGCACCGCCACGAACGGCAGCAATCGCCGCTGCGGTGGCCAAGCCGAAGTCATTGTGACCGTGCCAATGAATCGGCACGTCCGGGCCGACCCAGGAGGCCACGTTACGGATAAGGTATTCCACCGCCTCCGGCGCGCAGGCGCCGATGGTATCGACTACCGACACTTCCGCGGCGCCCGCCGCAATTGCCGCCTTGTAGACCTCCGCCAGGAAGCCCAGGTCTGAGCGCGTGCTGTCAACCGGGAAGAAGTTCACCCGCATACCGTGAGCGCGGGCGTGTTTTATGGCATCGGTCAGGCGTTCGATCACCGATTCACGGCTGAAGCCGTAGGCCTTCATCTTCTGTTCGCTGGTGGCGATCTCAATCAGCACCGCGGTCGTTCCCAGCTCGATATGGGCGTCAATGTCGGCTTTCACCGCGCGAGAAAAGCCCCAAATCTCCGAAGCAAATTTGGCGGCAAGAATGCGCCGTACCGCCTCGGTATCCTCGTCGGAAACTCTCGGGAAACCGGACTCTATGCGGCCAACGCCGAGTTCGTCGAGACCGCGGGCAATGGCAAATTTGGCGTCTGCCGAAAAGACGACACCAACGGCCTGTTCCCCGTCACGCAACGTCGTATCGTAAAAGCGGACGGTCTTGCTTCGGTCGAAACCATCCTGCACTTCCGGCCGATTGTTGATGTCGCCGGTCCAGATCAGTGCGGGGGAAATCGTACTATTGCTTGTCATGTTGTCACCTCGGCTTAAGCAATCGCTATCGGCCTGACCAGCGATGCCTCGCCGCCCTTGATCTTCAGCGGCAGCACGACCACCGTGCTGGTGTAGTGCTTGTCGGCGGCCAGGGTTTCCAGGGTCAGGCTCTTCATGACATAAATGCCGGCCTCGACCAGGATGATACGGTGGCTGGCGAAGGGCGCCGGAACACCCAGCGACAGATTGTCGGTACCCACCAGTTTGGGCTTGCGCGCCACGATCCAATGCGCCGCGGCATCGCTGAGGCCCGCCCACTTGTTCAGGTAGGCATCGCGATCCGTTTCGAAGAAACGGGCATAGCCGGTTCGCACCAGAATGCAGTCGCCTTCCTGAATGAGCACGCCCTGTCTTGACGCCGCGCCTTCAAGATCCTCCGGGGTGATGGCATAGCGCTCGGGCAGGATGTCCAAACCCTTGTAGGCGGGAATATCGAGCAGTACCGCGCGCAACAGCAGCGGTGGCACCTTTTCCAGGCTGTGCAGGGGCTCGGGCAGTTTTGTAAAACCGGTGTCGCGCTGATAGGGTGTGACATCGATCCCCATCACCTTGTTGTTTTGCGACATGTGGATCGGCAAGTCGAAATGGGTGCCGGCATGCATGGATGTGACGAGGAGGCTGATGGCGTCCGAAAATCCCGGCTCGATACCCATCTCGTCAAACGACTTGCGCACATACTCATGATAGCGATAGAGGAAGAACTGGAACGGCGGATCAAAGGGGTGCACCGGCATCGCTGGCCAATAGGCCTGACCGAGGTCATAAACCTTTGCCTTCGACAGTATGTCAAATAGTGCTTGACCGCTCATTTAGCTACTCCTCGAATGGTAGTGTTCAAATCCAGCGCCAGTCACACAACCGGCAAAATATAGGTATGCCAATTTCACGCATGCTCAACCACCGCAAATAGTTTGCGACCTGGCTCGGGAAGATACTTGCGGCGCGCCACCGAGCCATACAGCGTGTTGCGCTGAACGGGAACACGATTGATCGAGCGGATCATTCCTTCCAGTTCCTCGGGCATCATTTCCTGTCCGTGCCGGGCGCCGGCCGCGCGACCGATGCTCTCGCTCATCAGGGTTCCGCCCACGTCGTTTGCGCCGGCTTGAAGGCTGGAGAGAACTCCTTCGCGTCCCATCTTTACCCACGAGGTCTGGATGTTGCCGATGAGCGGGTGCAGCACCAGGCGCGCCACCGCATGCAGCAGCACGGCCTCGCGGAAGGTTGGTCCACGCCGCGCCTTGCCGCGCCGGTAGAGCGGCGATTGCATGTGCACAAACGGCAGCGGCACAAATTCGGTGAAGCCGCCGGTTTCTTCCTGCAAGTCCCGCACGATCAGGAGGTGCCGCGCCCAATGTACCGGCTGCTCGATATGGCCATACATGATGGTTGCCGTGCTCTTCAAGCCGACACCGTGGGCAGTGCGCATCACCTCGGCCCATTGCGCCACCGTCACTTTGTCGGGACACAACACCTTGCGCACTTCGTCATCCAGAATCTCCGCAGCGGTTCCGGGTAGCGAACCCAAACCGGCCGCCTTCAGTTCGGCGAGATAGTCGCGCAATGACAGTCCGAGCGTGGCGGCACCCTGCCAAACTTCCAGCGGCGAAAATGCATGGATGTGGATTTTTGGCCGGACAGCCTTGATCGCCTTGCAGATGTCAAGATAGGTCTGCCCGGTGTAGCTGGGATGGATTCCCCCGGTCAGACAGACTTCGATTGCCCCGCGATCCCAGGCATTGGCTGCCCTGGATTGGATCTCGTCCAGCGAAAAATTATAAGCGGCGCCGCGGAATTCCTCGGTCGTCTTGCCCTTGGAGAAGGCGCAGAAGCTGCACTTGTAGGAGCAGATATTGGTGTAGTTGATATTGCAGTTCTGGATGTAGCTGACCGCGCTGCCCTTCGCCGCGACGCGCAGTTCGTCGGCCGCCGCACAGACGATGCGGAACTCGCCGGCGCGCACGTCAAAGAGCCGCTCAACCTCGCGCTCCGAAAGGCGCCCTCCGCGTGCAGCCTTTTCCACCGAACGATAGGTTTCGCTGCCAAGAAAATGATGCAGATGCGTCGGCTGCGGCAGAGTCGGCATTTTGGGCGGCGGACTGTTCTCTCCCGGCGACCAGCTATCGGTGCGCGGAAAACCGCTGGCATCGGCGCGCATGCGCACCGCCTGCTGAAGTTCGGGATCAACCCATTCCTCCACTTGCTGCACCAGCTTCGGATACAGGGGCAGTCGCGGCACGAGGGTCTTGCCGGCAATCTCGGTTTCCCGCGCCAAAAGATGCAAATGGGGCCATGGCGCCTCTGGATTTACATAATCCGGGGTCACCGGCGAGATGCCACCCAAATCGTTGATGCCCGCATTGATCAGGGCGCTCAAGTAATGCGGCGACAGGTTGGGGGGAGCCTGGATATTGGCTTTCGCACCGAAAATGATGCGTGCGACGGCGATGGTCCAGCACAGGTCCTCGATGGACGGCTCGGCAGCACCAGACATCCTGGTGTTCGGCTTGCGGCGGAAGTTTTGAATAATGATTTCCTGGATGTGGCCGTATTCGTCGTTCAGATCCCGTAGCGCCAGCAACGCCTCGATACGGTCGCGGCGCGACTCGCCGATGCCAATCAGTATTCCGGAGGTAAATGGAATTTTCAGCCGACCGGCCGCTGCCGTCATCTCAAGCCGCGCTGCCGGCAGCTTGTCGGGAGAACCGTAGTGCGGCCCTCCCACATCGCATAAATGTTGTGCGGTGCTTTCGAGCATCAGCCCTTGTGAGACGGAAACCGCGCGCAGGGCCTGCAGTTCCGGAACGCTCATCACCCCGGCATTCACATGCGGCAGCAGCCCCGTTTCCCGATGGACCAGTTCAGCCATGGCGGCAAGATAGGAGATCGTCGTCTCGTGGCCGAGAACAGCAAGCGCATCGCGCGCGGCTCCATAG comes from the Georgfuchsia toluolica genome and includes:
- the npdG gene encoding NADPH-dependent F420 reductase, which produces MADKNPILTFIGGTGDLGSGLAWRFAKAGYPVIIGSRQAEKATQAAAEMIRRGPLDVRGMDNAAAASAGDIVFMTVPFASHEATLASITAAVQGKIFVDSTVPLMPPKIMRVQLPAGGCVAKQTQEALGENVRVVSAFQNVAAAHLQDDGAHLDDCDVLVTGNDADAREVVVRLAAKIGFKAWHAGSIDNSAVAEALTSVLIFMNKRYGIDGAGIHVTGTPTKAG
- a CDS encoding cyclase family protein codes for the protein MSGQALFDILSKAKVYDLGQAYWPAMPVHPFDPPFQFFLYRYHEYVRKSFDEMGIEPGFSDAISLLVTSMHAGTHFDLPIHMSQNNKVMGIDVTPYQRDTGFTKLPEPLHSLEKVPPLLLRAVLLDIPAYKGLDILPERYAITPEDLEGAASRQGVLIQEGDCILVRTGYARFFETDRDAYLNKWAGLSDAAAHWIVARKPKLVGTDNLSLGVPAPFASHRIILVEAGIYVMKSLTLETLAADKHYTSTVVVLPLKIKGGEASLVRPIAIA
- a CDS encoding efflux RND transporter permease subunit translates to MAIATAVLTYFAVNIEVKTVFADMLPSSHPYVKVHERFKDTFGGSNIVTIMVEVEDGDIFQPAVLEKVRTLTLGLRTVSAVNPFQIISLASKKLKEIKSSTDGIETKPLMWPDLPKDQQEIDALRDAVLRNPLVYGSYVSSDLKATLITVDFYDRQVDYKTVFGEINHLVDQVRDDKVKIRIVGDPILYGWVNYFLPETMHLVLATLLLVVALLFLFNRTWRNTLLPLIAGLVSAIWALGVTKLFGIHFEPLVIVVAVLISARAVSHSVQIVNRFDEEVEAIESGHESSETAACRALSDMFRPGMLGVIADAGCMAVVALSPIPLLQKLTVLSVVWVFTLSVSAVVLTPVLLSWGRHPKGFAHPLNVAPILHAFLGLCARIVTSRARYGVLAAAALIFVVSGLYAFKLKVGDANPGSPILWPDSAYNQDSAAINSKFQGVDRMFVVVSGENLGLLKKAEVMDNMNRFQRFMSAQPEIGATLSVADVVPAINRIIHEGNPRYQELGATETINGSLMFLFESVSEPGDLDRYVDNQYKNGAVTLFFRDRQGETIRTAVARIKEFVAKNPLAEGTYQLAGGVIGVMAAVNEIILSGQIEAIALALVVLVLLCTLTYRSSVSGMVFMIPVILSNTITFSVMAWMGIGMNINTVPVAALGIGLGVDYSFYIADRIKEELALGKDALTAITIALHSTGTGVLVTALVLIISVMLWSVSSLRFQAEMAMLMSIWLAVSTLSALLLMPSILYVFQPEFVFGKKDGAMDNGVDASAARALERLDLGVAK
- a CDS encoding WD40/YVTN/BNR-like repeat-containing protein, which translates into the protein MARLIKFGLSIIPWLIIAALLWVGLFIKPQPVGTTMQPPSIERTDSFYGIASPAKGVLWIAGNNGKVVRSEDDGLNWVLQTTPTRQHLQDIASWDSKRAVAVGNKGVVIITADGGATWTEVSAPLSRISNKLLRVKALPEGRAWAVGEMGALLETTDYGKTWERRRDEEDAAWNDVLFLDANNGWLMGEAGRIMKTTDGGKTWQPVASPVKVSLMAVAFRDAANGVAVGLEGSLLATHNGGNTWELLPRAKRVPATLSPGDVANSAAGSGKLRVPEEAGEHLFDIAWDEAQQIWLAIGNQGVWVQGDKNAEVWEAGRIDARNLAWHTRLIVANGQTYMAGASVGAWDKRVWRAFKSKG
- a CDS encoding DUF1302 family protein, translated to MNKPKRGLRRTISCMSCVIVAATPFCSGIAQAADTNFYGDASAAFSWNVQNTLKDNYVNTPDTKHKLSMERYTLKLNADTTVNENLSFVTKVRFVSDVGINYLENLQDLRNPAIGVNGADITGHNNLSRYYSGGELRELYADIKPIDNLLLRLGKQQVVWGESDFFQAMDIVQGYDFTWRSFLEAPEDLRKPSVMANVTLMFPEIDGKLQALFRPGSMNRLDSIGNTLDFIGGRWAVNPYKGIDFRATLPYNYRQNGADEREDTWGLRWSGIANEINYSVSYLKTFNQAPVFNMTDNAAPFLTAVGALPPGVPFVPSGATPFNGTTPAGIIGEIIYPKIELFGLSLSGYSAAADAVFSAEAAYIRDYAFNFGNDPTNVWQQVFGGAGFAGIMGKDVIRSMLRMDKNLPITQTLLGTEKPAFFSLQLFDTWIQDFNESDNIVNFTSFGQHMKEHSPLLTMILNTSYMNGVVTPSLVAGADLAYGGGFIVPGVELQHGKNWRLKLEYDYFWHRNIKTLSDQQSETALFGYFANNNQLYARLTYQF
- a CDS encoding LeuA family protein translates to MTSNSTISPALIWTGDINNRPEVQDGFDRSKTVRFYDTTLRDGEQAVGVVFSADAKFAIARGLDELGVGRIESGFPRVSDEDTEAVRRILAAKFASEIWGFSRAVKADIDAHIELGTTAVLIEIATSEQKMKAYGFSRESVIERLTDAIKHARAHGMRVNFFPVDSTRSDLGFLAEVYKAAIAAGAAEVSVVDTIGACAPEAVEYLIRNVASWVGPDVPIHWHGHNDFGLATAAAIAAVRGGATWIQGTINGMGERAGNADICEVALALQCLYDVPVEMDLSKARKVSELVRKSGGYQVDRWKPVVGEDLFVRESGAVAAQFHMPDAIEPYSSAIVSAQRGIVLGKKSGLANIEIKVKELGLAVAADRFPALLASVKEQATRAHRLVSDAEFAKMAAKL
- a CDS encoding helix-turn-helix domain-containing protein — encoded protein: MATPFAVEDQQLGQRLDDVSNAVVRVHAQKNAGLFDHYAVSYVKLATLTIHRIESDPVTVSRLDEDILADHVFDLLLHVQIEGTAVITQGEKIFTLERDSIAIVPGGIPYSVNYPERGSKIILRIPHRVFHERVLGREVRDFGATLFSGGGLVPVIINLLKSLTQDERKELTEIEQFTLADSFLALVGAVVRSRSKCGVDESERNHSARLCRILSYLEENFSDHELTPTRIADANFVSVRHLHGLFKQCGTTVSKWIWDRRLKAGREDLLDPSMASLTICEIAYRRGFNDSAHFSRAFKDRFGISPGQLRTKSSKG